CGAATTGGTGCCCGTCCCCACAATCACCGGCACAGTCCCATTTGCCTCATTAACGGTTATCTTTATCAGTTGAGTACGTTCAAAATCACTTATCGTTGGGGATTCCCCGGTCGTCCCAAGGACTATAAGCGCCTCAATTCTGTTCTCAAGCTGGAATCTAATGAACCTCCCGAATGCATCGAAATCTACATCGCCGTCCTTGAAAGGTGTTATAACCGCAGTTCCAGTTCCTCTGAACATTTCTCTACACCTCCTCCTAGAAAGGCAGCCCCATCTCTGAAGATGACAGTAAGAACGCCTCCATTGGCCTGCAATACTATCTTCTCACTGCCCGTCCTTCTGCTTTGAATCCATGCAACTGCTGTCGCACCGCTGCCACAGGCGCCCGTCTCTGCTTCGACTCCTCTTTCAAAGGTTCTTATTCTAAGCGTACCGTCTTCCAGGACGTTGAAGACGTCTATATTTGTGTCGTACAGGTGCCTGAGAGGAAGAAGTGCGTTCCAGTCGATATCCTGCGTGTCCCCCTCTATCACAAGATGAGGCACGCCGACAACTACAATCTCTCCGCGAAATTCTTCCTCCTCGAAACTTCCAAGGAATTTAGGCGATGGCATCCTCACGCTGACATCATCATCCACAACGCCCAATAGACTTCCCGAATAAGAGGAAAACTCGACCTTATCTCGGGCTTCTTTTTCGTGAATAAAGTGTACGAAAGTCCTGGCTCCGTTTCCGCAAAAGGCAGCCCTATGACCATCACGATTGAAGTAATCCATGAAGTCTCTTTCCACAAAGATCGCACCATCTCTGTCGTTAACGTACTTGAGAACGAGATCGCGCTTCCCTTCATCGCTCAGCTTCGTATCTCTCGAATCGACTACAAGAAACGTGTTTCCAGTCGCAGAGTAAAATGCACCTTTCATCTCAAGTACCTCCCAAATGAGTTTTCATGATTCTTATTGCATTTGTTGCCGCTCCCACCCGAATGTTGTCGGCTATGTTCCAGAAAAGGAAACGGTTGTCGTCAAAGCCTCTCAGACGCGACACGAACACTAGATCTGAACCGGCTACTTCGATTGGGGTCAGTCTTTCTTCGCTGTAAACTACGTCTTCTGAAGACTCTATCTCTCTTATAAGATCCTCCAGTGAAAAGGGGCGGACCGTCTCACAGAAGACGGATTCAGAATGGCCGTAAGCAACAGGGACCCTAACAGTCGTAGGCCAGACAGATATCGAATCGTCTCTGAAGATCTTTCGAGTTTCGTGAACCATCTTCATCTCTTCGGTAGAAAAGTTTGAATACAGCAAATCCCCGATTACGGGAACGACATTTCTGTGTATCTGTCTCACAAAGACCGAAGGCCGAATGTCGCCCCTCTCCTGCTCTTCAAGCTCTGCTATTCCCTTGTTGCCCGCCCCTGAAACAGCCTGATATGTAGAGACTACAATTGTCTTTATCCCGTAGCTCTTGTGTATTCCGCTGAGGGAAAGAACCATCTGTATGGTCGAACAGTTTGGGTTCGCAACAATACCGCAGTATCCCTTCAGAAGATCCCCGTTGATCTCGGGTACTACAAGCGGAATCTCTGCGTCACTTCTGAAAGCAGATGAGTTGTCTATAACGACGGCTCCTCTTTCCGCGGCTATTGGCGCATATTGCTTCGAAACGGAAGCTCCGGCCGAGAACAGAACATAATCGTAGCCTTTATCGAAGGAAGCCTCGCGAAGCTCCTTGACTTCCAGATCCCTGGACTCAAACTTGAAATGCTTTCCTTCACTGCGCTTCGAGGCAAGTAAATCAATCACTTTCGGTGAGATCTTCTCCTCTTCCAGCTTCCTTAACATCATTCGGCCTACTTCCCCGGTAGCGCCAACTATTGCAAGTCGCACTTAACCACCTCCTGAAAAAAAGAAAAAGTGTTCCCGAAGAAAACGGGAACACTTCAATGGTTTGAAATAATGTCCTATTCCAAACCCACCGGCTCTCCACGCATTCTTCGTGACAGTCATACAGGTCTTTCCTGTATGCCCAGAAGTCGGTCGCTGGGGCTTCCGCCTTCTTCGGCACCCTCGCCTTTCGATCCGTTCCAATCCCCTGATGAACGTCTACTGATCTCGGGTGCTCCTCCGTTGGGTAACTTTCGATTGATTATATCACGCTGCTATTCTGATCAAGGCCCACTATGAAAACAACACGTAAATTGATCATCTCATTTGCGGTTATCGTTCTATCTTCTTCTCTCACCTGAAGAAGAAATGAGGGCTCGGCAATCTAAGACGCTCTAGAAGCCTCCCGTTCCTCCCCCGCCTCCTCCTCCGCCGGAGCCTCCGCCGCTAAAACCTCCCCCACCAGAACCACTGCTGGATGCAGACGAGGCGGCTCTTGTAAGACCGGTAAAGGAACTGACGGCGTATGCCGTGACAGGATAGTAGATATACGGATGCCTGCTCTGTTCTCTCCAGACATCTTCCGGGACTATCTTGTTTAGGTTCTTCCTCACGGTATCGGCAATTCCGAGGGCCGTTGCAAATACGAGATACTCTTCCCACAGGATAATAGATTCAGGGGGCTTCTCATTTAGCAAGGAGTAATCCTCCAGGTACTTCTTCAAGCCAAGCCACCGTAGATAGAAAAGCCTCCCGTCTTTCGTCCATCTTCCGAATACATCCTTCGGCATGAAAATCACAACCCAGCTAACTATCCAGATCCCTCCAAAGAAT
The Mesotoga sp. BH458_6_3_2_1 DNA segment above includes these coding regions:
- the dapF gene encoding diaminopimelate epimerase, whose amino-acid sequence is MKGAFYSATGNTFLVVDSRDTKLSDEGKRDLVLKYVNDRDGAIFVERDFMDYFNRDGHRAAFCGNGARTFVHFIHEKEARDKVEFSSYSGSLLGVVDDDVSVRMPSPKFLGSFEEEEFRGEIVVVGVPHLVIEGDTQDIDWNALLPLRHLYDTNIDVFNVLEDGTLRIRTFERGVEAETGACGSGATAVAWIQSRRTGSEKIVLQANGGVLTVIFRDGAAFLGGGVEKCSEELELRL
- a CDS encoding aspartate-semialdehyde dehydrogenase; translated protein: MRLAIVGATGEVGRMMLRKLEEEKISPKVIDLLASKRSEGKHFKFESRDLEVKELREASFDKGYDYVLFSAGASVSKQYAPIAAERGAVVIDNSSAFRSDAEIPLVVPEINGDLLKGYCGIVANPNCSTIQMVLSLSGIHKSYGIKTIVVSTYQAVSGAGNKGIAELEEQERGDIRPSVFVRQIHRNVVPVIGDLLYSNFSTEEMKMVHETRKIFRDDSISVWPTTVRVPVAYGHSESVFCETVRPFSLEDLIREIESSEDVVYSEERLTPIEVAGSDLVFVSRLRGFDDNRFLFWNIADNIRVGAATNAIRIMKTHLGGT